One genomic window of Psychrobacillus sp. INOP01 includes the following:
- a CDS encoding ABC transporter ATP-binding protein: MTILSGRKIKKIYGKKATSQEVLKGIDLEVAEGEFVGIMGPSGSGKTTLLNVLASIDKATEGVIEISGHNLRTMKEKALSNFRREQLGFIFQDYNLLDTLTVKENILLPLSISKISKQEAEQRFQEITRILDIQDLANKYPNEISGGQKQRTSAARALISKPTIVFADEPTGALDSKAATTLLSNLEKINKDKQVTIMMVTHDAVAASFCSRVLFLKDGQLYTELYKGEKNRKQFFQEIINTQGVLGGDGYDA, encoded by the coding sequence ATGACTATTTTGAGCGGTCGCAAAATAAAGAAAATATATGGCAAGAAGGCAACATCGCAGGAAGTGTTGAAAGGGATTGACTTAGAGGTAGCTGAAGGAGAATTCGTAGGGATAATGGGTCCGTCTGGATCTGGAAAGACAACTCTATTGAATGTACTTGCTTCTATAGATAAAGCAACAGAAGGGGTTATCGAAATAAGTGGACATAACCTACGTACAATGAAGGAAAAAGCATTATCTAATTTTCGAAGAGAACAATTGGGGTTTATCTTTCAGGATTACAATTTGTTAGATACATTGACGGTAAAAGAAAATATCTTACTGCCGCTTTCTATTAGTAAAATCTCTAAACAGGAAGCTGAACAACGTTTTCAGGAAATAACACGAATATTAGACATTCAGGACCTGGCTAATAAATATCCGAATGAAATATCAGGCGGGCAAAAGCAAAGGACCTCTGCAGCGAGAGCATTAATAAGTAAACCTACTATTGTTTTTGCTGATGAACCGACGGGGGCGCTGGATTCTAAAGCTGCTACAACTCTATTGAGTAATTTAGAAAAAATTAATAAAGACAAACAAGTAACTATTATGATGGTAACGCATGATGCTGTGGCAGCTAGTTTCTGCTCTAGAGTATTATTTTTAAAAGATGGTCAGTTATATACCGAGTTATATAAAGGGGAGAAGAACCGTAAGCAGTTCTTCCAGGAAATAATAAATACACAAGGTGTGCTTGGCGGTGATGGTTATGACGCTTAG
- the rplV gene encoding 50S ribosomal protein L22, producing MSQAKAIAKTVRIAPRKVRLVVDLIRGKQIGEAVAILQLTPKAASPVVEKVLKSAVANAEHNYDLDVNNLVVSEVFVDEGPTLKRFRPRAMGRASAINKRTSHITIVVSEKKEG from the coding sequence ATGTCACAAGCAAAAGCTATTGCTAAAACAGTGCGCATTGCCCCTCGTAAGGTAAGATTAGTCGTTGATTTAATCAGAGGTAAGCAAATCGGTGAAGCAGTTGCAATTTTACAACTTACTCCAAAAGCAGCATCACCTGTTGTTGAGAAAGTATTGAAATCTGCAGTTGCAAACGCTGAGCACAATTATGATTTAGATGTTAATAACCTAGTTGTTTCTGAAGTCTTCGTTGATGAAGGTCCAACATTAAAACGTTTCCGCCCACGTGCTATGGGACGTGCAAGTGCTATTAACAAACGTACTAGCCACATCACAATCGTGGTATCAGAGAAGAAGGAGGGATAA
- the tuf gene encoding elongation factor Tu — MAKEKFDRSKTHANIGTIGHVDHGKTTLTAAIATVLSKKMGGTAKSYADIDNAPEEKERGITINTSHVEYETETRHYAHVDCPGHADYVKNMITGAAQMDGGILVVSAADGPMPQTREHILLSRQVGVPYLVVFMNKCDMVDDEELLELVEMEIRDLLSEYDFPGDDIPVIKGSALKALEGEADWEEKIVELMDAVDSYIPTPERQTDKPFMMPVEDVFSITGRGTVATGRVERGQVKIGDVVDIIGITEEAKSTTVTGVEMFRKLLDYAEAGDNIGALLRGVSREEIQRGQVLAKPGSITPHTDFKAEVYVLSKEEGGRHTPFFSNYRPQFYFRTTDVTGVCNLPEGVEMVMPGDNIEMTVSLISPIALEEGTKFSIREGGRTVGAGVVATITK, encoded by the coding sequence ATGGCTAAAGAAAAATTTGATCGCTCCAAAACACATGCTAACATTGGTACAATCGGACACGTTGACCATGGTAAAACAACTCTAACTGCTGCTATCGCAACAGTTCTTTCTAAAAAAATGGGTGGTACAGCTAAATCATACGCTGACATCGATAACGCTCCTGAAGAAAAAGAACGTGGAATCACTATCAATACTTCACACGTTGAGTATGAAACTGAAACTCGTCACTACGCACACGTTGACTGCCCAGGACATGCTGACTATGTTAAAAACATGATCACAGGTGCAGCACAAATGGACGGTGGGATCCTAGTAGTATCTGCTGCTGATGGCCCGATGCCACAAACTCGTGAGCATATCCTTCTTTCACGTCAAGTAGGTGTTCCATACCTAGTTGTATTCATGAACAAATGTGATATGGTTGATGACGAAGAACTTCTTGAATTAGTTGAAATGGAAATTCGTGACCTTCTTTCTGAATACGACTTCCCAGGCGACGACATTCCTGTAATCAAAGGTTCTGCTCTTAAAGCTCTTGAAGGAGAAGCAGATTGGGAAGAAAAAATCGTTGAATTAATGGACGCTGTAGATAGCTATATCCCAACTCCAGAACGTCAAACTGACAAACCATTCATGATGCCAGTTGAGGATGTATTCTCAATCACTGGTCGTGGTACAGTTGCTACTGGACGTGTTGAGCGTGGCCAAGTTAAAATCGGTGACGTTGTAGACATTATCGGTATTACTGAAGAAGCAAAATCAACTACTGTAACTGGTGTTGAAATGTTCCGTAAACTTCTTGACTATGCTGAAGCTGGAGACAACATTGGTGCTCTTCTTCGTGGGGTTTCTCGTGAAGAGATCCAACGTGGTCAAGTATTAGCTAAACCAGGTTCAATTACACCACACACAGACTTCAAAGCTGAAGTTTATGTTCTTTCAAAAGAAGAGGGTGGACGTCATACTCCATTCTTCTCAAACTACCGTCCACAGTTCTACTTCCGTACAACTGATGTAACTGGTGTTTGTAACTTGCCTGAAGGTGTAGAAATGGTTATGCCTGGAGATAACATCGAAATGACTGTATCTCTAATCTCACCTATCGCTCTTGAAGAAGGTACTAAATTCTCTATCCGTGAGGGTGGACGTACTGTAGGCGCTGGTGTAGTTGCTACTATCACTAAGTAA
- a CDS encoding HAMP domain-containing sensor histidine kinase, which yields MEISILYINFINITAFVFFFIWRYFQETKYIKALVSTLANEKDLDFILESFPDGYSSFEKTLSTTIDDLVLVAKEELNGLKVEHLEENDYTLAWIHEVKTPLTSMKLMIDSLDDRNAQKKLEVEWLRIHLLLDQQLHNTRLSTIEKDYMIEEVDIQKVLHMEIKEFQAWCIQKNIGFDLENLEVKVLSDPKWLAFIVRQVISNAVKYSHADSEIHIRTDRDDTGHIILMIRDSGTGISQADLPRIFEKAFTGTNGRQTTASTGMGLYLAKNVAEQIGIHVLASSNIGVGSTFSLRFPLKNEIVKILGR from the coding sequence ATGGAAATCTCCATACTATATATTAACTTTATCAATATCACTGCATTTGTATTCTTTTTTATATGGCGATATTTTCAAGAAACTAAGTATATTAAAGCGTTAGTAAGTACTTTGGCTAACGAAAAAGATTTAGATTTCATATTAGAATCTTTTCCAGATGGATATTCTAGCTTTGAGAAGACACTATCTACTACAATAGATGATCTTGTTTTAGTAGCAAAAGAAGAGCTTAATGGGTTAAAAGTAGAGCATTTAGAAGAAAATGATTATACACTTGCATGGATTCATGAGGTAAAAACTCCGCTTACTAGCATGAAACTGATGATAGATTCGTTAGATGATAGAAATGCTCAAAAAAAGCTAGAAGTAGAATGGCTCCGAATCCACCTATTATTAGATCAGCAATTACATAACACAAGACTTTCTACTATAGAAAAAGATTATATGATTGAAGAAGTAGACATTCAAAAGGTATTACACATGGAAATAAAAGAGTTTCAAGCTTGGTGTATACAGAAAAACATTGGATTTGACTTAGAAAATTTAGAAGTAAAAGTGTTATCCGATCCAAAATGGCTAGCCTTTATTGTGAGGCAAGTAATATCCAATGCGGTAAAGTATAGCCATGCAGACAGTGAAATTCATATTCGAACTGATAGAGATGACACAGGTCATATCATTTTAATGATTAGAGACTCCGGAACAGGGATTTCTCAAGCAGATTTACCTAGAATTTTTGAAAAAGCTTTCACGGGAACAAATGGTCGACAAACTACCGCATCTACTGGAATGGGGCTTTACTTGGCTAAAAACGTCGCTGAACAGATAGGTATCCACGTATTAGCCTCCTCTAATATTGGCGTAGGTTCGACATTTTCTCTTCGATTTCCTTTAAAAAATGAGATAGTGAAGATTTTAGGTAGGTGA
- the rpsS gene encoding 30S ribosomal protein S19, whose product MGRSLKKGPFADDHLLKKVDAQKDSEKKQVIKTWSRRSTIFPTFIGLTIAVYDGRKHVPVYVTEDMVGHKLGEFAPTRAYKSHGADDKKTRR is encoded by the coding sequence ATGGGTCGTAGCTTGAAAAAAGGACCTTTCGCAGACGATCATTTATTGAAAAAGGTCGATGCACAAAAGGACTCTGAGAAAAAACAAGTGATTAAGACTTGGTCACGCCGTTCAACAATTTTCCCTACTTTTATCGGATTAACTATCGCGGTATATGACGGACGTAAACATGTTCCTGTATACGTGACTGAGGATATGGTAGGTCATAAACTAGGCGAGTTTGCACCAACACGCGCTTATAAAAGTCATGGTGCAGATGATAAGAAAACTAGACGCTAA
- a CDS encoding response regulator transcription factor has protein sequence MKVFVIEDDNAIYEMIKERFAQWSFDVSRPEDFQKVMSTFINKKPHFVLIDIQLPAYDGFHWCREIRRISKVPIIFLSSRDHPMDMIMAMQMGADDFVQKPFHLDVLVAKVQALLRRTNDYQEESMDISNWNGAIIDFAKSEITYIDKMIDLTKNELFILRILLQSVEKIVSRDELMRKLWDDERFVNDNTLSVNVNRLRSKLEEIGLADVIITKKGLGYMAVTREG, from the coding sequence ATGAAAGTATTTGTAATAGAAGATGATAACGCCATATATGAAATGATTAAAGAAAGATTTGCGCAATGGTCATTTGACGTTAGTAGACCAGAAGATTTTCAAAAAGTAATGTCTACTTTTATCAATAAAAAACCACATTTTGTTCTTATAGATATTCAATTGCCAGCATATGATGGGTTTCATTGGTGTAGAGAAATACGTCGTATATCTAAGGTTCCAATTATTTTCTTATCATCGAGAGATCACCCAATGGATATGATCATGGCTATGCAGATGGGTGCGGATGATTTTGTGCAAAAACCATTTCATCTCGATGTATTGGTTGCCAAAGTCCAAGCACTTCTTAGAAGAACAAATGATTACCAAGAAGAGTCTATGGATATAAGTAATTGGAATGGGGCTATTATTGATTTTGCAAAAAGTGAGATTACATATATCGATAAAATGATAGATTTAACGAAAAATGAGTTATTTATATTGCGGATACTGCTGCAATCTGTAGAAAAAATAGTTTCAAGAGATGAATTAATGAGAAAACTTTGGGATGATGAACGTTTTGTTAATGATAATACATTGTCCGTAAACGTTAATCGCCTTCGCTCCAAACTAGAGGAAATTGGACTTGCAGATGTGATTATAACAAAAAAAGGTTTAGGATATATGGCGGTTACTAGGGAGGGATAA
- the rpsJ gene encoding 30S ribosomal protein S10, with amino-acid sequence MAKQKIRIRLKAYDHRILDQSAEKIVETAKRSGASVSGPIPLPTERSVYTILRAVHKYKDSREQFEMRTHKRLIDIVNPTPQTVDALMKLDLPSGVDIEIKL; translated from the coding sequence ATGGCAAAACAAAAAATTCGTATCCGTTTAAAAGCGTATGATCACAGAATTCTTGATCAATCTGCTGAGAAAATTGTGGAAACTGCTAAACGTTCAGGTGCAAGTGTATCGGGTCCGATTCCACTTCCGACTGAAAGATCTGTTTATACGATTCTTCGTGCTGTTCATAAGTATAAAGATTCTCGTGAGCAATTCGAAATGCGTACGCATAAACGTCTTATCGATATCGTTAACCCAACACCACAAACTGTTGATGCGTTAATGAAGCTTGATTTACCATCTGGCGTTGATATTGAAATCAAACTTTAA
- the rplC gene encoding 50S ribosomal protein L3: protein MTKGILGRKIGMTQVFAENGDLIPVTVIEATPNVVLQKKTAETDGYEAIQLGFEDKREKLSNKPAKGHVAKASTAPKRFIREFRGLDTANYEVGQEVKVESFAEGDVIDVTGTTKGKGFQGVIKRHGQSRGPMAHGSRYHRRPGSMGPVAPNRVFKQKKLPGQMGGHTVTIQNLEIVRVDAERNLLLVKGNVPGSRKSLVVVKAAIKSK from the coding sequence ATGACCAAAGGAATCTTAGGTAGAAAAATCGGTATGACGCAAGTATTTGCTGAGAACGGTGACTTAATCCCTGTAACTGTTATTGAAGCTACTCCAAACGTAGTACTTCAAAAGAAAACAGCTGAAACAGACGGTTACGAAGCTATTCAGTTAGGTTTTGAAGACAAGCGCGAAAAGCTTTCTAATAAACCTGCGAAAGGGCACGTAGCTAAAGCAAGCACTGCTCCTAAGCGCTTCATCCGCGAATTCCGCGGCTTGGATACAGCTAATTACGAAGTTGGTCAAGAAGTCAAGGTAGAAAGTTTTGCAGAAGGCGATGTAATTGATGTAACAGGTACTACTAAAGGTAAAGGTTTCCAAGGTGTTATTAAACGCCACGGACAATCTCGTGGACCAATGGCCCATGGATCTCGTTACCACCGTCGTCCAGGTTCAATGGGGCCAGTTGCTCCGAACCGTGTATTCAAACAAAAGAAATTACCTGGTCAAATGGGTGGACATACAGTAACTATCCAAAACTTAGAAATCGTAAGAGTGGATGCTGAACGTAACCTATTATTAGTAAAAGGTAATGTTCCTGGTTCTCGTAAATCATTAGTAGTTGTTAAAGCTGCTATTAAATCGAAATAA
- the rplD gene encoding 50S ribosomal protein L4, producing MAKVSLFNQAGSSVGEIELNDKVFGIEPNEAVLFEAIISQRASLRQGNHKVKNRSEVAGGGRKPWKQKGTGRARQGSIRSPQWRGGGVVFGPTPRSYSFKLPKKVRRLALLSALSTKAREESIVVLEGLAFDAPKTKEFVKVLSNLSIDKKALFVTADLDETVALAARNIPGITVVSATGINVLDLIGHNKLVMTKAAVEKVEEVLG from the coding sequence ATGGCAAAAGTATCATTATTCAATCAAGCAGGTTCTTCAGTTGGTGAAATCGAATTAAACGATAAAGTTTTCGGTATTGAACCAAATGAAGCTGTTTTATTTGAAGCTATCATTTCTCAACGTGCTTCACTTCGTCAAGGTAATCACAAAGTGAAAAACCGTTCTGAAGTTGCTGGTGGTGGACGTAAACCATGGAAACAAAAAGGAACTGGACGTGCTCGTCAAGGTTCTATCCGCTCTCCACAATGGCGTGGTGGTGGTGTTGTTTTCGGACCAACTCCGCGTAGTTACAGCTTTAAATTACCTAAAAAAGTACGTCGTTTAGCTCTTCTTTCAGCACTTTCAACAAAAGCTCGCGAAGAAAGCATTGTAGTACTTGAAGGTTTAGCATTTGATGCACCAAAAACAAAAGAATTCGTGAAAGTGTTATCTAACCTTTCAATCGATAAAAAAGCGTTATTCGTAACTGCTGATTTAGATGAAACAGTAGCATTAGCTGCTCGTAACATCCCTGGAATCACAGTTGTGTCTGCAACAGGCATTAACGTTTTAGATTTAATCGGTCATAACAAACTTGTAATGACTAAAGCTGCAGTAGAAAAAGTAGAGGAGGTGCTTGGATAA
- a CDS encoding FtsX-like permease family protein produces the protein MVMTLSQLVLRSMKKNIRHYYLYFFALIFSVSLYFSFVTLQYNPSVLEISSGVKASAGLKSASFILLFVVVFFVLYANHLFMKRRSKEIGLYQLIGMSKGLVTRLLALENIILWIGAIGIGVGIGFLTSRLFAMILLRILEKEASVDLLFSVDALQMTIVVFVALLIVVLIQTMIQIRRVSLLTLFTATAIADTKVKRFSGLQMVLGLIGLLLISYGYYSSTKLFDIETDSVSALFLRMIIILVSTISGTYFVFRFSVSFVLNVIRKQKSGHLSIVDVLSLSPIMHRMKSNAMSLTTITIISATALGILCLSYISYYSAGSVAKQNIPFDYVIPNNGSEAFIAALDDGNIRYTQTTIELLNLEVETAELYTSKIPEGINVMTKSLMPVAKLSDAQQVMTGLELKDGEGYIVGYSNIMAELIKLEANNPVQMTTSSEKLEITIKEITEDSFLAYYLTGGGMTIVVTDELFETLSEDKLIQQQTVWNKQVGIDLEDRSQLSEAQSIFEETTNNGMFEVMTNNGGREIVKLESRENYRQDTLEMMGLVIFITGFLGLAFLIATGSILYFKQMSEADEERSSYTNLRKIGFTTNELMKGIYIKQLFNFGVPLIIGLAHSYFAVKSGWMFFGTELLAPLLITMGVYVILYSTFAFLSIGYYRKVVNESL, from the coding sequence ATGGTTATGACGCTTAGTCAATTAGTACTCCGAAGTATGAAGAAAAACATTAGGCATTACTATTTGTATTTCTTCGCATTAATCTTTAGTGTGTCACTGTATTTTTCCTTTGTGACACTACAGTATAATCCAAGTGTTCTCGAAATATCTTCAGGAGTGAAAGCTTCTGCAGGGTTAAAATCTGCTTCCTTTATTCTGCTGTTTGTAGTTGTATTTTTCGTATTATACGCTAATCATTTATTTATGAAGAGGAGAAGCAAGGAGATCGGATTGTACCAGCTAATTGGTATGTCTAAAGGATTAGTGACTAGATTATTAGCCTTGGAAAATATTATTTTATGGATTGGTGCGATTGGAATCGGTGTCGGAATTGGATTTTTGACATCTCGATTATTTGCGATGATTTTGCTACGTATTTTAGAAAAAGAAGCAAGTGTAGATTTGCTTTTTTCAGTAGATGCTTTGCAAATGACGATCGTAGTGTTTGTAGCTCTTCTTATTGTAGTACTGATACAGACGATGATTCAAATTCGCCGTGTGTCCTTGCTGACGCTTTTTACTGCGACGGCTATTGCGGATACGAAGGTCAAGAGATTTAGTGGTCTACAAATGGTTTTAGGATTAATCGGGCTTCTATTGATCAGTTATGGCTACTATTCTTCAACTAAATTATTCGATATAGAAACTGATAGTGTCAGTGCCTTGTTCCTTAGAATGATAATTATTTTAGTAAGTACTATTAGTGGAACGTATTTTGTATTTCGTTTTTCAGTATCTTTTGTTTTGAATGTAATACGTAAACAAAAAAGTGGTCACTTATCGATTGTAGACGTATTGTCCTTGTCCCCTATCATGCATCGGATGAAATCTAATGCAATGTCTCTGACGACAATAACTATTATATCAGCGACTGCATTAGGTATTCTGTGTTTGTCATACATCTCTTATTATTCTGCAGGATCAGTAGCAAAACAGAATATACCATTTGATTATGTAATACCGAACAATGGCAGTGAAGCATTTATAGCTGCATTAGACGATGGAAATATTCGATATACACAAACAACTATTGAATTGCTGAATTTGGAAGTTGAAACTGCGGAGTTATATACCAGTAAAATTCCTGAGGGTATAAATGTTATGACGAAGAGTCTTATGCCAGTTGCTAAGCTTAGTGATGCGCAACAGGTGATGACTGGACTTGAGTTAAAGGATGGTGAAGGTTATATAGTAGGATATAGTAATATAATGGCTGAACTAATAAAGCTGGAAGCAAATAATCCTGTTCAAATGACAACCTCTAGTGAAAAACTTGAAATCACAATAAAAGAAATAACAGAGGATTCTTTTCTTGCGTATTATCTAACAGGTGGAGGCATGACAATCGTTGTAACTGATGAATTATTTGAAACACTTTCTGAAGATAAGCTGATACAACAACAAACAGTTTGGAACAAACAAGTAGGTATTGACTTAGAGGATCGCTCTCAATTATCAGAAGCTCAGTCCATATTCGAAGAAACAACTAATAATGGAATGTTTGAGGTAATGACAAATAACGGTGGAAGAGAGATCGTGAAGCTAGAAAGCCGAGAGAATTATCGGCAAGATACGTTGGAGATGATGGGATTAGTAATCTTTATTACAGGATTTTTAGGATTAGCATTTTTAATCGCTACGGGTAGCATTTTGTACTTTAAACAAATGAGTGAAGCCGACGAAGAACGGTCGTCTTATACAAATCTACGCAAGATAGGATTTACGACAAATGAATTAATGAAAGGAATTTATATTAAGCAATTGTTTAACTTTGGAGTACCGTTAATAATAGGACTAGCGCATAGTTATTTTGCGGTTAAGTCCGGATGGATGTTCTTTGGTACCGAACTATTAGCCCCATTATTAATAACGATGGGCGTGTATGTGATTTTATATTCTACTTTTGCATTTTTATCTATCGGGTACTACCGTAAGGTAGTGAACGAATCATTGTAA
- the rplW gene encoding 50S ribosomal protein L23 has translation MEARDIIKRPVITERSSEVMADKKYTFEVDTRANKTQVKYAVEEIFGVDVEKVNIMNYKGKYKRVGKFGGYTNKRRKAIVTLTLESKEIELFEI, from the coding sequence ATGGAAGCACGTGATATTATTAAACGTCCGGTCATTACTGAGCGTTCTTCTGAAGTAATGGCAGATAAAAAGTACACTTTCGAAGTGGACACTCGCGCCAACAAAACTCAAGTTAAATACGCTGTTGAAGAAATTTTCGGAGTAGATGTTGAAAAAGTTAACATCATGAACTACAAAGGGAAATACAAACGCGTAGGTAAATTTGGTGGGTATACGAACAAACGTCGTAAAGCGATTGTTACGTTAACTCTAGAAAGCAAAGAAATCGAGTTATTCGAAATCTAA
- a CDS encoding Na+/H+ antiporter family protein, translating to MNAVLIAVIVMLVLSLLRINVVFSLIIGALVGGLTAGLSVAETIDAFTGGLGAGATIALSYGLLGGFAVAISKTGIPELLVLAILKLVKSKGDSDKTGLVKALVFLLLLVMAVFSQNLIPIHIAFIPLLVPPILKVLNMLQVDRRLIACILAFGLITPYMFLPYGFGAIYQEIVATQMGLSGLEIALSDIPKAMAVPALGMVFGLIMAFVLYRKPRNYKQEVVEVNELDVEVKKSSIIFTIVSLIAALVVQVETDSMIAGALAGIVVLYISGALKRKEADVLLTEGMRMMAFVGFVMITANGFAAVINATGHVKSLVEASSELLAGNVSMAVLIMLIIGLVVTMGIGSSFATIPIIAAIFVPLAIELGLSPLATIALIGTAGALGDAGSPASDSTLGPTAGLNVDGQHNHIWDTCVPTFLCYNIPLVLFGWIAVVFVL from the coding sequence ATGAATGCAGTATTGATAGCAGTAATAGTCATGTTAGTATTGAGTTTACTTCGCATCAACGTAGTGTTCTCATTAATTATAGGAGCTCTTGTAGGAGGGCTTACAGCTGGTCTGTCGGTCGCAGAAACGATTGATGCATTTACAGGTGGGTTAGGTGCTGGAGCGACGATAGCGTTAAGTTATGGGCTACTAGGGGGCTTTGCCGTTGCTATATCTAAGACTGGTATTCCTGAGTTATTAGTATTGGCAATTTTAAAGTTAGTAAAGAGTAAGGGAGATTCGGATAAAACAGGACTTGTGAAAGCTCTAGTCTTTTTATTACTTTTGGTAATGGCTGTGTTCTCGCAGAACTTAATCCCGATTCATATTGCTTTTATACCATTGTTGGTACCGCCAATCTTAAAAGTTTTGAACATGTTACAAGTGGACCGAAGATTGATAGCTTGCATTTTAGCATTCGGGCTAATTACACCATATATGTTTCTTCCGTACGGCTTCGGTGCAATCTATCAAGAGATCGTTGCTACTCAGATGGGTCTATCAGGTTTAGAAATAGCATTAAGTGATATTCCAAAGGCGATGGCTGTTCCAGCTTTGGGAATGGTATTTGGACTAATTATGGCATTTGTTTTATACCGGAAGCCGAGAAACTATAAACAGGAAGTAGTAGAAGTAAATGAATTAGATGTAGAAGTGAAGAAAAGTAGTATAATCTTTACTATTGTTTCTTTAATAGCTGCACTAGTTGTTCAGGTTGAAACAGATTCTATGATTGCAGGAGCACTAGCTGGTATCGTTGTACTTTATATTAGTGGTGCTTTAAAAAGGAAAGAGGCAGATGTGCTTCTAACAGAAGGTATGCGAATGATGGCATTCGTTGGTTTCGTGATGATTACAGCTAATGGATTTGCAGCGGTCATTAATGCTACAGGGCATGTGAAAAGCCTTGTGGAAGCATCCTCTGAGCTTTTAGCGGGTAACGTGAGTATGGCAGTGTTAATCATGCTGATCATCGGATTGGTCGTCACGATGGGAATAGGTTCGTCGTTTGCTACTATCCCTATTATCGCTGCTATCTTTGTACCGCTTGCTATCGAGTTAGGTTTAAGTCCTTTAGCGACAATTGCTTTAATAGGAACGGCAGGCGCTTTAGGAGACGCTGGTTCACCAGCATCTGACTCAACGCTTGGACCAACAGCAGGATTAAATGTAGATGGACAGCATAATCATATTTGGGATACTTGTGTCCCGACTTTTCTTTGTTATAATATTCCGCTCGTTCTTTTCGGATGGATAGCAGTAGTGTTTGTTCTATAG
- the rplB gene encoding 50S ribosomal protein L2 has protein sequence MAIRKYKPTTNGRRNMTSLDYAEITTDKPEKSLLAPVKRKGGRNNQGKITVRHHGGGHKRQYRIIDFKRNKDGIPGRVATIEYDPNRSANIALINYADGEKRYILAPKGLEVGMTIVSGPEADIKAGNALPLQNIPMGTTIHNIEMKPGKGGQLVRSAGTSAQLLGKEGKYVIVRLQSGEVRLILGVCRATIGEVGNEQHELVNIGKAGRNRWLGKRPTVRGSVMNPNDHPHGGGEGKTPIGRKSPMSPWGKPTLGYKTRNKKNKSDKLIIRRRKK, from the coding sequence ATGGCGATTAGAAAGTATAAACCAACGACAAACGGACGTCGTAACATGACTTCATTAGATTACGCTGAAATCACAACTGACAAGCCAGAGAAATCTCTACTTGCTCCTGTGAAACGTAAAGGCGGCCGTAACAATCAAGGTAAAATTACTGTTCGTCATCATGGTGGTGGACACAAACGTCAATACCGTATCATTGATTTCAAACGAAACAAAGATGGTATACCAGGACGCGTTGCTACTATTGAATATGATCCAAACCGATCTGCGAATATCGCATTAATTAATTATGCGGATGGGGAAAAACGTTACATCCTAGCTCCTAAAGGCTTAGAAGTGGGAATGACAATCGTGTCAGGACCTGAAGCTGATATTAAAGCAGGAAACGCTCTTCCATTACAAAACATCCCTATGGGTACTACTATCCATAATATCGAAATGAAACCTGGTAAAGGTGGTCAGTTAGTTCGCTCTGCTGGTACATCTGCTCAATTACTTGGTAAAGAAGGTAAATACGTAATCGTACGTTTACAATCTGGTGAAGTTCGTTTAATCCTAGGTGTTTGCCGTGCTACAATCGGTGAAGTAGGAAACGAACAACACGAACTTGTTAACATTGGTAAAGCTGGTCGTAATCGTTGGTTAGGCAAACGCCCAACTGTACGTGGATCTGTAATGAACCCTAACGATCACCCACACGGTGGTGGTGAAGGTAAAACACCAATCGGTCGTAAATCACCTATGTCTCCATGGGGTAAACCAACTCTTGGATACAAAACTCGTAACAAGAAAAACAAATCCGACAAACTTATCATTCGTCGTCGTAAAAAATAA